The genomic stretch CAGGAGGACTTGGGAGAGAAATCCTGTCGCTGATACGCCGCGACTATGCTGACGAGTGGCGGGTAGTTGGTTTTATCGTCGATTGCGACGACAGACCAGACATGGTTGAAGGTATTCCTGTGTTTTCTCCTGAATATCTTAAAACGGCCGACTTGGCGGTAGTTTTCGGTTTTACAGATACACGCCAGAAAAATAAACGGCTGACCCAACTAGAATGTTATAGAAATTTATCTTTTCCTAACATCCTGTCCAAACATGCAATCATCAATAAAGACTGCAAATTGGGAAAAGGCATCGTTGTTACGGACTTTTGCAGCATTTCTACTAAAGCCGTTATTGAAGATGGCGTATTCCTTAATGTGGGCACGGTTATTGGGCATGACGTAGTGATAGGTAAAGCATGCTCAATTATGCCGCAATGCGCCGTTTCTGGATTTGTCAAAGTTGGGTGCGAAACGTTCATAGGCGCACACAGTTTTGTTCTGCAGGGAAAAACCATTGGCAATAGCGTAACTATAGCGGCTGGCACCGTAGTTTGCAGGGATGTCTGCGATGGCGGAATGGCAATGGGCAGCCCTGCGAAAGTGCTCAAATGTAAGTAACACAATAAACTTGCTGAATAAAAATTGTATATATGATACAGAAGAGAGGATATCTAATTATGATGGACACCAAACAATTCATAGAAGAACTGGCAGAAATACTGGAAGCCGACCCCACGACGCTGACCCTTGACTCGGATTTCCGTGAGTCCGCGGACTACTGGTCGTCGCTCACTGGATTCAGCATCCTCATCTTCATGCAGGACAGATGCGGAGTAAACGTCCCCGTGGACGATTTCCTTGAAATGCACACCGTCGGGGACCTGTATAAGGCCGCCTCAAAAGAAGGCGAATAGAGATGGAAACAAAGGTCATAGCTGTAGCGTCGGATATTCTCGGGTATTCGGCAGACGCATCGTCTTCGCTCTCCGACGCCGGCTCGCTGAAAATCCTTCAGATAATCATGGCTCTGGACGAAGAAGGAATATCCGTGCCGCTCGAGAAAATCGCGAAAGTCAAATCGGTGGGCGACATAATCGCCTTTGCAGAGGT from Cloacibacillus sp. An23 encodes the following:
- a CDS encoding acyl carrier protein, which produces MMDTKQFIEELAEILEADPTTLTLDSDFRESADYWSSLTGFSILIFMQDRCGVNVPVDDFLEMHTVGDLYKAASKEGE
- a CDS encoding NeuD/PglB/VioB family sugar acetyltransferase, whose translation is MTNIKNLVIYGAGGLGREILSLIRRDYADEWRVVGFIVDCDDRPDMVEGIPVFSPEYLKTADLAVVFGFTDTRQKNKRLTQLECYRNLSFPNILSKHAIINKDCKLGKGIVVTDFCSISTKAVIEDGVFLNVGTVIGHDVVIGKACSIMPQCAVSGFVKVGCETFIGAHSFVLQGKTIGNSVTIAAGTVVCRDVCDGGMAMGSPAKVLKCK
- a CDS encoding phosphopantetheine-binding protein, which translates into the protein METKVIAVASDILGYSADASSSLSDAGSLKILQIIMALDEEGISVPLEKIAKVKSVGDIIAFAEVE